A single Bicyclus anynana chromosome 19, ilBicAnyn1.1, whole genome shotgun sequence DNA region contains:
- the LOC112055038 gene encoding mitochondrial import receptor subunit TOM40 homolog — protein MDLKESLLKDDFGNILISLQKLLPKKKEPFFFEFDKATLTRLSDVHLEAKSVFPKCFVGAKLVILRQIMDKVKLMQNYSFGKTKESYKCYSHLLYKETDNKNVDDGLLIDSTGSAIATYKEKTDDFEMRLTSKIKDVVSSETEIVFEKESDKSIGSISCSMKDVDPITLSLVAQWMYKIRPELSVGSEFGIRPLSHPISPQLSFSARYERSSFTLSSTLSRVGFQVCIYKKFSPDLRIATIFNEGNKDLPASVGVALHKSFENGSELKMFVDSQKCGGFTYERDIVFQESHNDVRVIRLMASTLIDRQKRVRLGFGFNLDF, from the coding sequence ATGGATTTAAAAGAATCACTGTTAAAAGACGACTTTGGAAATATCCTAATCAGCCTCCAAAAATTGTTGCCCAAGAAAAAGGAGCCGTTCTTCTTCGAATTTGACAAGGCGACGTTGACAAGGTTAAGTGATGTCCACTTGGAGGCGAAGAGTGTGTTCCCAAAGTGCTTTGTTGGCGCTAAACTTGTCATCCTACGCCAGATAATGGACAAAGTCAAGTTAATGCAGAACTACAGCTTCGGCAAGACTAAGGAATCCTACAAGTGCTACTCCCATCTTTTGTACAAAGAAACTGATAATAAAAACGTCGATGACGGCTTATTGATAGACTCGACGGGATCTGCAATAGCGACGTATAAGGAGAAGACGGATGACTTCGAAATGAGATTAACGTCAAAGATAAAGGACGTCGTGTCTTCAGAAACTGAGATAGTCTTTGAAAAAGAAAGCGATAAGTCTATCGGTTCTATTTCTTGCTCTATGAAAGATGTCGATCCTATAACCTTGAGTCTAGTAGCGCAGTGGATGTACAAAATCAGGCCGGAGCTTAGTGTGGGCAGCGAATTCGGCATAAGACCTCTGTCTCATCCAATATCACCGCAGTTGTCTTTCAGCGCTCGATACGAACGGTCGTCCTTCACGCTGTCTTCGACTCTCAGCAGAGTCGGTTTTCAAGTGTGCATATACAAAAAGTTCAGTCCAGATTTACGGATAGCGACCATTTTTAATGAGGGCAATAAAGACCTGCCCGCTTCCGTCGGTGTGGCGTTACACAAAAGCTTCGAGaacggttcagagttgaaaatGTTTGTGGATTCGCAGAAATGCGGAGGTTTTACGTACGAAAGGGACATTGTGTTCCAGGAGTCGCATAATGACGTGCGGGTAATACGATTGATGGCTAGCACGCTCATTGACCGGCAGAAGCGAGTCCGTTTGGGTTTCGGCTTCAATTTGGATTTTTAA